A genome region from Leptodactylus fuscus isolate aLepFus1 chromosome 6, aLepFus1.hap2, whole genome shotgun sequence includes the following:
- the MAPRE1 gene encoding microtubule-associated protein RP/EB family member 1: MAVNVYSTSVTSDNLSRHDMLAWINESLQLNLTKIEHLCSGSVYCQFMDMLFPGSVVLKKVKFQAKLEHEYIQNFKVLQAGFKKMGVDKIIPVDKLVKGKFQDNFEFVQWFKKFFDANYDGKDYDPVAARQGQESAPAPVLPTPVMNKPKKPMGSTNSAPQRAVPAQRTAVTNKPAQGVGRKPAAMGNGEEESAELIQQINVLKITVEDLEKERDFYFGKLRNIELICQENEGESDPVLQRIIEILYATDEGFVIPDEGAPPEDQEEY, from the exons ATGGCAGTTAATGTTTATTCCACATCAGTAACAAGTGACAATCTAAGTCGTCATGACATGCTTGCTTGGATTAATGAGTCTCTACAACTTAACCTGACCAAGATagaacatctgtgttcag GTAGTGTATATTGCCAGTTTATGGATATGTTGTTTCCTGGATCAGTTGTATTAAAGAAAGTGAAATTTCAAGCCAAACTTGAACATGAGTACATCCAAAACTTCAAAGTGCTACAAGCTGGCTTCAAGAAAATGGGTGTAGACAAA ATAATTCCAGTGGACAAACTGGTGAAAGGAAAGTTCCAGGACAACTTTGAATTTGTACAGTGGTTCAAAAAGTTTTTCGACGCAAACTACGATGGCAAAGACTATGATCCAGTTGCTGCTAGACAAGGACAAGAGTCTGCCCCTGCCCCGGTTCTCCCCACTCCAGTCATGAACAAGCCCAAGAAGCCGATGGGATCTACAAACTCTG ctccACAGAGGGCAGTGCCGGCCCAGAGGACTGCAGTAACCAACAAACCTGCCCAGGGAGTTGGCAGAAAGCCTGCTGCTATGGGCAATGgtgaagaggagtctgcagagcTAATTCAACAG ataAATGTCCTGAAAATCACTGTTGAAGACTTAGAGAAAGAAAGAGACTTTTATTTTGGCAAGTTACGGAATATTGAACTCATCTGTCAAGAAAATGAAGGCGAGAGCGACCCTGTCCTTCAGAGGATCATAGAGATTCTTTATGCCACAGat GAGGGCTTTGTCATACCAGATGAAGGTGCACCTCCAGAGGACCAGGAAGAATATTAA